GGATCTTTCACAGGTCTCAGGATCGGTTCTGCCACGGCAAAGGGACTGGGGCTTGCCCTGGGGAAGCCTTTGATCCACATCCCCACCCTGGAGGGGCTTGCCTGTAACCTGTGGGGGTGCGAGGGGATTGTGTGCCCCATCATGGACGCCAGGAGAAGACAGGTTTACACGGGAATCTACCGGTTTGACGAGGGGCGGCTTACCGTCCTGGAAGATCAGATGGCTGTGGGGATCGAGGAACTGGGAGAGCATCTGGGGAACTATGAAGGGAGGATTACGTTTCTGGGGGACGGAGTCCCGGTCTTTGGCAGGGATCTGACAGATACCATCCTGAAAGACAGGGACATTGCTTTTGCACCGGCCAGTCTGAACCGGCAGCGGGCGGCTTCCGTGGGAATGCTGGGACTGCGTTACTATCAGGAGGGCAGAACGGAATCTGCCGCGGAACACCGGCCGGACTATCTGCGGATGTCCCAGGCGGAAAGAGAGAGAAAGGAGCGGATGAAAGATGATCCGGTTTCAATGTGATTATGGAGAGGGAGCCCATCCTTCGATCCTGAAGCGGCTGGAAGAGACTAATATGGTCCAGACGGCAGGATACGGGGAGGATCCTTACTGCGAAGCGGCAAGGGAGAAGATCCGGGAGCTGTGCAAGGCTCCGGAGGCGGATGTTCAGTTCCTGGTAGGCGGGACGCAGACGAATTTTACGGTGATCAGTTCCATCCTTCGCCCCCATCAGGGCGTGCTGGCCGCGCATACCGGCCATATCAATGTGCATGAGACAGGAGCCATCGAGGCCACCGGTCATAAGGTGCTTCCCCTTCCAAGTGAAGACGGGACGATCTGCGCCGCCCAGGTGCGGGAAGCCTATGAGACCCACTGGAATGATGAGAACCATGAGCATGTGGTGCAGCCGGGGATGGTCTACATCTCTCATCCCACGGAAAATGGAACCCTGTATTCCAAAGCGCAGCTGACGGAACTTTCCCAGGTGTGCAGGGAACTGGGTCTGCCGCTGTATTTGGACGGAGCCAGGCTGGGGTATGGCCTGACGGCGCAGACGGCCGATCTGACCATGGAAGATGTGGCCCGGCTGACCGACGTCTTCTATATCGGAGGCACGAAAGTGGGAGCTTTGTTCGGCGAGGCGGTGGTGATCACCAATCCGGCGCTTAAGAAGGATTTCAGGTATCTTATCAAACAGCGGGGCGGCATGCTGGCCAAGGGGCGGCTTCTGGGCCTGCAGTTTGACGCGCTTTTTACAGACGATCTGTATTTTCAGCTAGGAAGACACGCAAATGAACTGGCCATGCGATTGAAGGACGCATTTCTGGAGAAGGGATATGAGCTTTGCTATGATTCTTACACCAATCAGCAGTTCCCCATTCTTCCTAAGGAGCATATTGAGAAATTGCGGGAGAACTATGCTTTCGGCGGCTGGGACGAGACCGAAGACGACCGCCGGGCAGTGCGGTTCTGCACCAGCTGGGCGACCACGGAAGAAGCCGTGGATCAGCTGATCCGGGACATCCGGGAGCTTTAAGATGATCCGGACAAAGGAGATGGAAAGAGAAGACCTGGAAGCAGTGGCCAGGCTGGAGCAGGAGATCTTCCCGGACGCCTGGAGCGTGAAGGGGCTTGAAGAGACCTTTGCCCAGAAGCAGGCGCTGATCCTGGGCGCCTGGATAGAAGAGGCGCTGGCCGGGTATGTGATCTTCTACCATGTGCTGGACGAGGGAGAGATCGCCCGGATCGCGGCGGCGCCATGGTGCAGGAATCAAGGGGTGGGATCTGCCCTTCTTGGAGAATTGGAAGAACGCTGCCGCCATCTTGGAGTTGGGCGGCTCCTTCTGGAAGTCCGGGAAGGAAATGAGACGGCCCGCTGTTTCTATGTAAGCCATGGCTTTAAAGAAGACGGCCGGCGGAAGAATTTTTATGAAAATCCTGTGGAAGACGCAGTGCTGATGAGCAAGGAGTTGACGAGATAAACAGGATGTGTATGGAAAAGAACTGGCAGCGCTGTCAGCAGTTCCCACTAGGAATGGGACTGCCGGACAGATATAATAGAGGCGTACCAGACAGACAATTACAATGGATACGCACAGGAGGTAGCATATGCGCCAGTATGAGACAAAAGTAAGAGAGACGGAAGAGATCGCGAAGATCGTATGTAATAAATGCGGCCGGGAGATTCCGGTGGTGGAAGGGGTCCCCAGGGAGGATGTGCTGGAAGTGGAGAAGCACTGGGGATATTTCTCCCACAAGGACGGCCGGACAGACCGGTTTGATCTGTGCGAGGATTGTTACGATGCGTTCGTGAAGAGTTTCCGCGTTAAGATAGGAGATTAATAGGAAAATGTTGGATGTATGTTTGCTTGGGACAGGCGGGATGATGCCGCTGCCTTACCGGTGGCTCACCGCGCTGATGGTGAGA
This window of the Massilistercora timonensis genome carries:
- the tsaB gene encoding tRNA (adenosine(37)-N6)-threonylcarbamoyltransferase complex dimerization subunit type 1 TsaB, translated to MRILALDSSGLVASVALVEGDGDLRTEQVIAEYTVNYKKTHSQTLLPMLDEIVRMTETDLETVDAIAVAAGPGSFTGLRIGSATAKGLGLALGKPLIHIPTLEGLACNLWGCEGIVCPIMDARRRQVYTGIYRFDEGRLTVLEDQMAVGIEELGEHLGNYEGRITFLGDGVPVFGRDLTDTILKDRDIAFAPASLNRQRAASVGMLGLRYYQEGRTESAAEHRPDYLRMSQAERERKERMKDDPVSM
- a CDS encoding low specificity L-threonine aldolase, producing MIRFQCDYGEGAHPSILKRLEETNMVQTAGYGEDPYCEAAREKIRELCKAPEADVQFLVGGTQTNFTVISSILRPHQGVLAAHTGHINVHETGAIEATGHKVLPLPSEDGTICAAQVREAYETHWNDENHEHVVQPGMVYISHPTENGTLYSKAQLTELSQVCRELGLPLYLDGARLGYGLTAQTADLTMEDVARLTDVFYIGGTKVGALFGEAVVITNPALKKDFRYLIKQRGGMLAKGRLLGLQFDALFTDDLYFQLGRHANELAMRLKDAFLEKGYELCYDSYTNQQFPILPKEHIEKLRENYAFGGWDETEDDRRAVRFCTSWATTEEAVDQLIRDIREL
- the rimI gene encoding ribosomal protein S18-alanine N-acetyltransferase yields the protein MIRTKEMEREDLEAVARLEQEIFPDAWSVKGLEETFAQKQALILGAWIEEALAGYVIFYHVLDEGEIARIAAAPWCRNQGVGSALLGELEERCRHLGVGRLLLEVREGNETARCFYVSHGFKEDGRRKNFYENPVEDAVLMSKELTR